From the genome of Calliopsis andreniformis isolate RMS-2024a unplaced genomic scaffold, iyCalAndr_principal scaffold0022, whole genome shotgun sequence:
TTGTAAACACTTGAACGACGAAACAATCAATCATAAATAAGTGTTGTTGACTTTGTTGCACAAATAGGATGAATTTTGATCCTTTGAAATTGCTTCACGTCTTCGCGTACACTTGTAATTAGTTTGAAATTAATGCTTGTACTGTTATTGTTATGGATACTGTTGACAGACGTATCACGAGGCGCAAAGAAAGGGAATAAAATTGATAGATTTGAAATCGGACGCGTGTTATCAGACGTACGTCAGATTTGACTCGCGTCAGCATCGAACGATGCGCGGTGAAGCGGCCCAGTAGGGTAGCAATCTCTAGAATTTCATACAGAATCGTTCCACACGAAACCGTTTCGACGATAATTTTTTAAGCCGAAAAACAATGAAACGCAACGATTTTTTATTACATTGAACTACCGTTACACCTATCCATGTACCAGTTACGGACAAACAACAAATGATTGGAGAAAGGTTGGGACCGTGACGGGACGACATCTTCTTTTTTGGTTAAAACAATTCTGCATATGTGTATCGAAATATGGAACGTTGCGGGTCGATTCTCGTTGAGGTGCACCACCTCGAGGAAAAGTAGAAACGCGTATAGAAAAGCGTGAGGAAACATGTTTATCGGATCGAATGAAAAGAAATGGAAGGAAAGATTGGTCCAGTTGGAGTGCAGTtgcaaaaaaaagaaacgtaGGCATTGCGTATTGGAGACGCACCGATTGTGAGCAGTTTCATTCGGAGTGTCGTAGAACAGGGTCAGCATCAAAATAATAACtaaatatttgttttctatCCTATGGACACGTGGTTAGCGTGGCGAGACGCAAGCAATCTAGGTCGTCGATCCAACGCGACGCGTTCGCCCCTTTTCTTTCTCCGCACAAGCTGGAAGGTGGAAGGTAGAAGGTAAAAGGTAAAAGGTAGAAGGTAGAAGGAGGCTCGACAGCTGGTCCGAGGTCTGTTGACCAATCAAAACGCGTCTCGCGTTTTCTCCGACTCTCAGCCTCATATTTACTACGTATCGAACGCGTGCTTACGAATACTTGCCTATCCTTTGTGGCTGTTATATATGCGAAACAGTCGCGCGAGCGCGCTCGTGTACTCGGTGACGATAAACAAAGCGGTATCGAAAGTCTGTAGTTACTCTAGTCGGTAAGCTCGCACTGCTAGCAGTTCGACTCTGCTGCTCGCGCGAAGTGGATTCTTTGTTCCTCGCGTTGCATTCTGTGAAAACAAATATTCTGCCTAGTGATTTCATACGCGACATCTCTTAAGATTTGTCATTGTTTGTTGTTTGATCGAAGTAGGGGTGCAGGGATCAAGGGGTCACTGTGTCCCCTTGATCATGTTTTTCCGGGTCTACAAATTAGTCTTTTTCACCTTTTGAGTCTGGTGAGTATGATCTGAAATAACAGCTAATTGCTCTTTGCTCTCTTCGTCGAGCTTCGTGGATCACGCATGAATGAAGTCTGTGTTTATGAATGGAAATGCGAGAGCAAAAGTAAGGCGTGTAAGCAcacacactctctctctctctctctctctatatatatatatatatatgtatatatatctgCTAGTCATCCGTCCATCTATCTCTACTCCTATCTTTTTTCGTATTTGCCTGCACGCATATCACGCAACACGCACTGCTAAACCTACGCTCTCGATTGGCGAGCCAGGTAAAACGGACGATAACTCGAACGAACAATAGTTCGATATATCACTTTTGGATCTGTTTTGGTGTTTGGAACGATCTTAAATAAGAAAGTCGAGGACAGTTGCAAGAATCTAAGATTAGGAAAACGGAGATTATGCGATGACACTAATTGTCGACCTAACGTAGCAGTAAAATAAAATTGCGCGATAAATTGGTTGTCAATAATTATACCGTACGCGCGATAAAAGACGATGACGCGTAAAATTAGTGGATACGTTTCGTGTACGATCGAGCCCTTGCCTTACGAGTGAACGCATAATCATTCGAGAATAAGTGAAGAATTTCAATCGGTTGGCACTAGTTTCGTAAAATCTATCTTAAACCTTTTCTCTCGTTTGATCTTATTTTCGTCGAAAGCAGCTCTCAAACGAAGTCCGAGGCCGACGCGTGTCTTCGTCGCGCGATCATCCGTTTGTTCATGATTTTTTTCCATCGAAGGCCAGTTAAGTATCGTCCATCTATGGAAAACTACATTTATTCGATGATTTTTTCAGAAGCGGCTACGCTATCGCCTCAAAAGAAAAAGGTGCGTTCACGCGATTCATCAAGTTCAATGTCAAGTCCATGgtcgagatttgaacattgaaacTGGCCACTGTCCAACCATCGTGGATCCGGATGTGTCGTCTTCGAGACATTAATCAGTTGATTGCACGTTGAACAGCAGAGACAGAAAATTTGGTAACGCACCATATTTGTGGAAGAAATTTTTGAAATGCTCGTCGGCACTGTGTTAAAGCGGCGGTTTGTTAAAGACGAAGCGACATTTATTACAATTTCcgaaattttcatttcaaattaTTCATTGTCTCGACGCTTAATCTCGACACAATCTTGTTTTTCCAGTTACTCTATTGTTATTTGAAAACCTGAAAAAGTAAAAGCTTGTTAGCATCGAAACTACTTATTGAATCATCACGAACAAGCGTGGTTGAAAGTCGGTAAATACGTGATTCATCTGTTTTCCCAAACTGTGCTTCGTAATAATTACGAAATTAGAATGTTTCTGCAAGTAAGGCGTCCAAGAAAGTATTCTATTTTCTACAAAACACGTTCGAAATTGTTTCATTGCGTTTTGTGATCACAATTGTTTCTTTACTTTCGACTTCCTGacagtaatcattataatctcCTCTACTTTGTTAGCTGTAACTGTTAGCGATTAAACAATGGTTAACTGAAAATGAGTTGTTTGCCGTCGGCTCGCATGAAAAGGAAATGAAAATGTTGCATGTTGTGTACGATGGACTTTTTGCCAAATAACGACGAATAAGTTGAGTGACGACTCGTTTAAAAGACTAGAAGTGACTGTTACATTCCCCTCAAAGCCTCGGAGAACGCTTCACTTTTATATCACTTTTACCCATGGCTCTCGCGTTTTCGTCACGACCGATACGCGTTCAAATGCTCGCTCTCCGTGGAATGAAATTAAACGTTAGGTTGTATGTAGTTGCATTAACGCGTGCGCGATCCTTGTCGGTGTGGTATGACGCACAGGCAAAGATTACGTTTTGCTCGAAATTACTTGTTTTCGATGAATGCCAATCCAGATTTCGTTCGTCGACTGTACCCTTCCTAGCCCTTCTTTCGTCATTTCTATTCTTCATTTTTTATGTACCTATATTGGTACATATCTCGGCAGGCTCGCAAATGGTAGGGTTGGAACAGAGCTCGGTAAACCCCATTCCGAAAGTGAATCTTTTCCTTTCAGCATCTCTTTTAAGGTAGAAACAACGAGGTCATTTAATGTTAACGATAAACCAacattttatacatatatgtaaatattattCTCATTCAAAAGTTTCGTTATTTATGTCGGAATGAGAATAGACATTAATTAACtagatatatataaaaatagaatGAGATTGTATTCAAGACACTCTAATTGCCTTCCCCTTTCTCGACTCGATCTTAATTGTTTTTCAGTTGACACAGGATTAGTGGACAATATAGGATGTTTTACGATGGATCGTGAACAGACAGCGTAGCAAAATTGTCGAACATTAGGAGCCATTGGATTTCACAATTTACTTCTCTACGGTCGCGATTGCATAAGCGTCGAGATAAAGTTTGACGCGTGAAAGGAAAGGAAATACCATACAAGGAGCAAATTGTATGGTTCGAAGATGCGTCCGTCACCTTGTAGAATGTCAAGGAGAAGGTTGTAGCTGAAAAGAGCGATGGGGTACCATCTTTTCCGCCGGAACTCGAACTTTAATAGAGCCTACTTTATGAGAAATATACCGGATATAAGTATGGAGACACGTAGACTCTTTGAATCGTCCAAATTATTTGTTCCCGGAAACACCTGCTTCTCCTTCCCCTCGACCAATGACTCAAACAGTTTCTCGAATGCTCATGCTATCTTTACGAAACATTTTGCCTTTGTGACTTTAATATGACAcgttaactataaaaaacagttgcTTCTGACAAAAGCAAACTATCGAGAGAATTAGTAGAGAAAATTTTTTAGGAACTATTCCAAAGAATTTCACTTGATTCTTCCAACTGTCACTTTGTCGACCATTGAGCGAATGCGCGAACATTCCGTTGAGTGTAAGTACGTAGTTACGCAAAGTCGAGTCGTCTTGATGAAGTGGTTGTGTCGAAAATTCGGACAATTTCAATTTTCGTTCTAAATTTAGTCCAAGTAAATTATCGCATCGATCGGTCGAGATAAAGCACGATTTTTAGCCAAGATGTTGAGATTTTGAACCTCTCGAAATGAATAAGCATATACGGCATACGTAACGAAACGTGACGTTTTAATTTTGCGCTTGTACGATTTCGCGCGGTCACCACTATTCGAAGCGAGACACCTATCAAAATTGGATTCATTTGAAGAGCGACTAAAAAGGAAATTATGTGCTTGTGAACAAAAATGATCGaggaatagtcgtaatattgatTGGAATATTTATTTCGAGGAATGAAATTATTTTCCGTGACTAGTAATGATGATAATTTGCCTTTGCAGGTCCGACATGATTCAAAAATCGCGGTAAAGAACAATTTTGGTCACGTGGAATGGGTTGTTATTGACCGAGGCGTATCTAGTCAGCGATTGGTCACAGCAATCACGTGACCTCCTGTAACGTCAACCTGGACTACcgtctgctgctgctgctgctggtgCTCAGTTGGACTTCTCAGCGAACTTTCCACGAacggagcattgacgcttgcggTTCGAGCTACGATTTCCTTCTTATCGAAGGACTTCTTCGTCCTTTGGTCGTGAACGTTCGTTTGGACATTGTATATATGTTCGTTTGGAATTTATATTTGGAATTGGTGAAATTACTGTTGCCCGGCTTCGAAACCTTGACAGTTCTGAACTGTCTTGAATCAATGACGGTTCTAGTGCGCGTTCGTCTCTGTTGAATTTCACTTGAAACGTCGATCGTGATCGTCAACACGTTCCCGCGATCTTTATGAATGTTGTCGAAAGAGCACATCCTGACATGGTTAGATAAATTTTCGAACGGAATAATACGCGTTCTATTGACGGAAGACGGGTCATAAAAATATACGTTCGTATGATATCGCGGCAACTTTGAAGTAGTACCAAGTCGCGTTCACCATTCACCGTTCATCGTTCACCGTTTGCGGTGAAACCTGCCGTCTGGAATACATTTCGAAGGTGATTCAACGATAGGTTGATCTACAATGTGCAGCATGAACTACATCGGAAAATTCATAAGTAATTTTCGCGATTTTTACAATGAGATTAACGCGGCGACACTCACCGGTGCCATTGACGTTGTCGTCGTCGAACAGCCGGATGGATCGTTCACTTGCTCTCCTTTCCATGTTCGTTTCGGGAAACTCGGTGTGCTTCGTTCTAGAGAAAAAGTGGtaagtttcttattttttaaaattaaaattagaacaattggaaaaattataaaaattatatgaAATCATATATTTTTTTCTAGGTTGACATAGAAATAAATGGAGAACCAAGACAAATTCATATGAAACTAGGAGACTCTGGAGAGGCATTCTTTGTCGAAGAAGTTGGGTCCGATGGTTCCCCAGCAGATACAGAAATTCCACCTCATTTAGCTTGCTCACCCATTCCTGATGATGCATGCTTTTCCCTATCTAGATTTAACGATATTTCTGCTCTCTCTCCAGAACAGAGAGACAAGATCCTTACAGAATCTGTTGTATCGATTGAAACAGAAAAGTGGGAACAAATGTCAGCTCTACCACCGGATCAACGTGAGAAGTTTTTGATTGAACAATTTTCTGATCTTCCTGTGGAACGTCGTGAAAAATG
Proteins encoded in this window:
- the LOC143187231 gene encoding uncharacterized protein LOC143187231, with translation MALAFSSRPIRVQMLALRGMKLNVRLYVVALTRARSLSVWYDAQAKITFCSKLLVFDECQSRFRSSTVPFLALLSSFLFFIFYVPILVHISAGSQMVGLEQSSVNPIPKVNLFLSASLLS